Sequence from the Thalassoglobus sp. JC818 genome:
AGGTGGGCGAACCAACCGAGTTGGCGGATGTCCAAATACGTGAGTCTGAGGATGTTGAAATTCCGCAGATTCCGTTTGCAGACATCACTGACTCAGCTGCGATTGATTTCGTCCATGAGAATGGAGCTGCCGGTCAGAAACTTCTTCCGGAAACGATGGGAGGAGGGTGCGCGTTTTTTGACTTTGACAACGACGGAGATCAGGACTTGCTGCTCGTCAATTCACAAACCTGGGAAGAGTTCACGGGTGAAGCAGAATCGTCTGAATCGACGTTGGCCCTCTATCAAAATGACGGGAAGGGCAATTTCGAAAACGTCACGGCGGGTTCCGGATTGGATATCTCGCTATATGGAATGGGAGTGGCCTGTGGTGACTACGATGGCGATGGTCTTGTTGATATTTACGTGACTGCCATCGGGCCGAATCGACTCTTTCGAAACGAAGGAGATGGAAAGTTTTCAGATGTGACAGCCAGTGCAGGCGTTGCCGGTGGCAAGCAAGATTGGGGAACGAGCTGCGGCTGGTTCGACTACGATCATGATGGCGACCTCGACTTGTTTGTCTGCAATTATGTCACTTGGTCGAGTGAGTACGATCTTGCGCAGGATTTCAAACTGACAGGGGGAGACCGGGCCTACGGTCGCCCGCAGAACTTCGAAGGTGCTTTTCCGTATTTGTTCCGAAACGATCAGGACGGAAAATTCACTGATGTCACGGAATCGGCAGGCCTGAAAATCCGGAACTCAGCGACGAACGTACCCGTGGCGAAATCGCTTGGTGTGACGTTCGATGATTTTGATTCGGATGGCTGGCTCGACATCATCGTAGCCAACGACACCGTCCAGAATCTCCTGTTTCGGAACAATCAGGATGGAACATTTCGAGAGGTCGGCGCTATTTCCGGAGTGGCGTTTGACATGAACGGAATGGCTCGTGGAGCGATGGGAATTGACTCCGCACCGTTTCGAAATAACGACTCGATCGGAATCGCGATTGGCAATTTTTCAAACGAGATGACCGCTCTGTACGTCTCGTCGGGGCAGTCAATGCAATTTGTGGACGAGGCAATTGCCTCGGGTTTGGGACCGAGTACTCGGCTGAGTTTGACTTTTGGTGTTTTCTTTTTCGATGCTGATCTGGACGGCCGAGTCGACTTGTTCACAGCCAACGGACACCTCGAAGAAGATATCAATCGTGTGCAACCGAGCCAGTTTTATGAGCAATCACCGCAGTTGTTCTGGAACTGTGGACCTCAGTTTCAGACGGAGTTTCTGCTCTTGAACGACTCTTCTGTCGGGAAAGAATTCTCAACTCCGCTTGTTGGACGCGGTGCTGCGTATGCCGACATCGACGGAGACGGAGATCTGGACATTTTGATCATGTCCACAGGAGATAAGCCGCGACTGTTGCGTAATGATCAGGCGACCGGGAACCACTGGCTCCGATTTGAGCTCGAAGGAGACGCTGCAAATCTGCACGCGATCGGTGCTGAAATTCGAGTGGAATTCGGTGATGAGGTTCGATTTGGTAAGATCATGCCGACACGAAGTTACATCTCGCAAGTCGAACTTCCGGTCACAATTGGCCTGGGAAATGCTACAGAGGTGGATCGTGTTATTATTTACTGGCCCGACGGGACTGTTCAGGACATCGGGGCTGTCGATGTCGATCAGGTCCATCGAGTAAAAAAATCAAACCTTCAGACCGCTTCGGTCAACGGAAGTTCCGAAGATCGGGCTGAGGGAACGGAAAAGAGAGTGAGTCCATGAAGCAGCAGATTCAGCGAACTGAGGAGGAATGGCGGAAAATTCTGACGCCTGAGCAGTATTATGTGCTCCGGGCGAAAGGAACTGAGCGACCATTTCGAAATGAGTTTGACGATCACTTCGCTGAAGGATTGTACAGTTGTGCGGCGTGTGGTGAAGAACTGTTCAGTTCAGAGACCAAGTTCCAATCAGGCTGCGGTTGGCCCGCTTTTTATGCTGCAATGGCAGGTGAGAACGTCAACCTGTACGAAGACTACTCTCACGGAATGACTCGCACTGAAGTGACCTGCGCTGGATGTGGTTCGCACCTCGGTCACGTCTTCGATGACGCGCCGTCGACTCCCACCGGGCAGAGATATTGCATTAACTCTGTCTCTCTGAAATTCACTCCCGCTGAAGAAGGGTCAGCCTACTAGAGCAAGTTGCTCTTTCGGATGCACTCGCTTGTGCTGTTACATCAAGTAACAGGCTGTGTTTGCTCGTGCGAGAAAGTGCAAACCAAATTTGAAGAAGCTCTAGGCAGTATGGACATTCATTTTTGTAAGATGATAGTGTTTTAGGCGGTAATCCATTTTTTGAGTGATCTCAAGGAGGAGATTCGATGGCAAGGCGACACGAGTTGACAGACGATCAATGGGAGTCGATCCAGGATCTGTTGTCGGGGAAAGCGGGGGATCCAGGTCGAACCGCTTCCGACAATCGGATGTTCGTCAACGCCGTTTTGTTTGTTCTCAAAACAGGAATTCCCTGGGAGGATCTGCCAGAACGCTATGGCAAGTCAAATACTGTTTGGAAGCGTTTTGATCGCTGGTGCCAAAAGGGTGTTTGGGCCAATATTTTCCATGCTCTGAATGAGGAATACCTCAATGAAGAACTCAAGGAAATTCACATCGATTCCTCAATCGTGAAAGCCCACCCAACAGCCTCGACAAGTCGTCGAGAGCTAGGCGAAAAAAAGAGGACGCTCACCAGCGACGGTGCCTGAGACGCGGTCGAGGTGGATTAAGTACGAAGATTCATGCGGTCACCGATGCTGCCGGGAAGTTGTTGCGGTTTGTTCTAACAGGTGGTCAATGCGGTGATGCTCCTCAAGCGGAAGTCCTGCTGGATGAGTTTGAATCTGGTCAGGTCGAGACAGTCATCGCCGATGCCGCCTATGACTCCGATGCGATTCGAACTCAAGGCAAACGTCTGAAATCGAAGGTCTGCATCAAGCCCAACCCAACTCGCAAAGCGAAGAAGCGTTATGACAAAGAAGTTTACAAACACCGCAACCAGATTGAGCGTTTCTTTGGCAGGATCAAACGTTGTCGAAGAGTCGCGACACGCTACGAAAAGAAAGCGACCAACTTCGCGGGCTTCATCTGGCTCGCCGCCCTCACCACAGACCTGATTTGAATGTCCGTACTACCTAGAGAGCGCGAGATTGTTTCGGGGGCGTTAATCTGCCAGCATGGTAATTGGTCACCCAAGCATTTCTCAGTTCGATAAGTCTTGAGAATGATTCTACATGTCGACATGGACGCGTTTTACGCGTCAGTGGAGGAGCGCGAGAATCCAACTCTCAAGAACCGACCGCTCATTGTTGGTGGTACTCGGACGGGGAGAGGTGTGGTGGCAGCTGCGAATTATGCTGCCCGCGAATTTGGAATTCACAGCGCGATGCCAGCCCGTCGCGCATTTCAATTGTGTCCCTCTTTGATCTCGATCCGTCCGAGAATGGAGATTTACTCAGCGGTCTCGCGAGAGATTCAACAGATCATGTTCCGGTTTACTCCGGAAATCGAACCGCTGTCTCTCGATGAAGCATTTCTGGATGTGAGCGGATGCACGCATCTCTTCGGGCCGCCAATCGAAATCGCACATAAGCTGAAAGAGGCG
This genomic interval carries:
- a CDS encoding IS5 family transposase encodes the protein MRRGRGGLSTKIHAVTDAAGKLLRFVLTGGQCGDAPQAEVLLDEFESGQVETVIADAAYDSDAIRTQGKRLKSKVCIKPNPTRKAKKRYDKEVYKHRNQIERFFGRIKRCRRVATRYEKKATNFAGFIWLAALTTDLI
- the msrB gene encoding peptide-methionine (R)-S-oxide reductase MsrB; translated protein: MKQQIQRTEEEWRKILTPEQYYVLRAKGTERPFRNEFDDHFAEGLYSCAACGEELFSSETKFQSGCGWPAFYAAMAGENVNLYEDYSHGMTRTEVTCAGCGSHLGHVFDDAPSTPTGQRYCINSVSLKFTPAEEGSAY
- a CDS encoding CRTAC1 family protein, which translates into the protein MQESEKYEDDYDPDQDEQNDAIVGLALKWSLAVLVLLVGVGGGIFWWLNRPEIVEVGEPTELADVQIRESEDVEIPQIPFADITDSAAIDFVHENGAAGQKLLPETMGGGCAFFDFDNDGDQDLLLVNSQTWEEFTGEAESSESTLALYQNDGKGNFENVTAGSGLDISLYGMGVACGDYDGDGLVDIYVTAIGPNRLFRNEGDGKFSDVTASAGVAGGKQDWGTSCGWFDYDHDGDLDLFVCNYVTWSSEYDLAQDFKLTGGDRAYGRPQNFEGAFPYLFRNDQDGKFTDVTESAGLKIRNSATNVPVAKSLGVTFDDFDSDGWLDIIVANDTVQNLLFRNNQDGTFREVGAISGVAFDMNGMARGAMGIDSAPFRNNDSIGIAIGNFSNEMTALYVSSGQSMQFVDEAIASGLGPSTRLSLTFGVFFFDADLDGRVDLFTANGHLEEDINRVQPSQFYEQSPQLFWNCGPQFQTEFLLLNDSSVGKEFSTPLVGRGAAYADIDGDGDLDILIMSTGDKPRLLRNDQATGNHWLRFELEGDAANLHAIGAEIRVEFGDEVRFGKIMPTRSYISQVELPVTIGLGNATEVDRVIIYWPDGTVQDIGAVDVDQVHRVKKSNLQTASVNGSSEDRAEGTEKRVSP
- a CDS encoding IS5 family transposase, which translates into the protein MARRHELTDDQWESIQDLLSGKAGDPGRTASDNRMFVNAVLFVLKTGIPWEDLPERYGKSNTVWKRFDRWCQKGVWANIFHALNEEYLNEELKEIHIDSSIVKAHPTASTSRRELGEKKRTLTSDGA